In the genome of Myxococcus stipitatus, one region contains:
- a CDS encoding MXAN_6577-like cysteine-rich protein, producing MPMLVGASMVHAPRSSRERYVVETHREPVSGGEGSMPLRAIARFPLTRMMGMWLCCLFALVLTGCPDEGVVCTAGLTVCGGTCVDTRGDSANCGACGTTCSASEVCQDGACGCRAGTQACGGACVDTATDVAHCGACGTSCASGQVCESGTCREGCSQGLLRCGGACVNGASDPLNCGACGNACPDVQSCRSGRCAYDVVTACFTNGQLVGIQAGTDQLGPRREFGAGVQSLASWDGFVLAADMTNGKLLQAAGGNLGAVVEEDSLGVTSGSPNDILVDPPYVYVVDSVNNTLQVLMREGPAQGNGLGLRTVGQVNLGANTSPQALARFGDLLYIPLFGTASSGFRNGNAVARVDISNPLSPRKLDTIPLTGLDLKPFDGGTVMPLPYSVTATRSAVYVALTNLNPFRDYRPNGPGMLARIDPTSGEVRAIDLGAERCLNAGYVEAVGDQLVVACIGEALYDPANGYIATSVRATGLVLVKDDQPVASYALNPGCESGTPGCMLSVASRFAVAQGAVYLADTNAGRVFVVEVEEGRLIERRGYSTPAAKGPALQACPLDPRRPVSNAIDVTALR from the coding sequence ATGCCCATGCTCGTCGGAGCTTCGATGGTGCATGCGCCTCGCTCCTCGCGAGAGCGCTACGTCGTGGAGACTCACCGCGAGCCCGTGTCGGGTGGCGAAGGTTCGATGCCGCTCCGCGCGATTGCACGATTCCCGCTCACGCGAATGATGGGGATGTGGCTGTGCTGTCTCTTCGCCCTGGTGCTCACCGGGTGTCCCGATGAGGGCGTGGTGTGCACCGCGGGCCTCACGGTCTGCGGCGGCACGTGCGTGGATACTCGCGGTGACTCCGCGAACTGTGGCGCCTGTGGCACCACCTGCTCCGCGAGCGAGGTGTGCCAGGACGGTGCCTGTGGATGTCGCGCGGGCACGCAAGCTTGTGGCGGCGCGTGCGTGGACACCGCGACGGATGTGGCCCACTGCGGCGCTTGTGGCACCTCGTGCGCCTCGGGACAGGTGTGCGAGTCGGGCACGTGCCGAGAGGGTTGCTCGCAAGGACTGCTGCGCTGTGGTGGCGCCTGCGTGAATGGCGCCTCGGACCCGCTCAACTGCGGCGCTTGTGGCAACGCATGTCCGGACGTGCAGTCCTGTCGCTCGGGCCGCTGTGCCTACGACGTGGTGACGGCCTGCTTCACGAACGGCCAGCTCGTGGGCATCCAGGCGGGGACGGACCAGCTCGGCCCTCGGCGGGAGTTTGGCGCGGGGGTGCAGTCCCTCGCGTCGTGGGACGGCTTCGTGCTCGCCGCCGACATGACCAACGGCAAGCTGCTTCAAGCGGCCGGAGGCAACCTGGGCGCGGTGGTGGAGGAGGACTCGCTCGGGGTGACGTCCGGCTCGCCCAACGACATCCTCGTGGACCCACCCTATGTCTACGTCGTCGACTCCGTGAACAACACGCTCCAGGTCCTGATGCGCGAAGGTCCCGCGCAAGGCAACGGCCTGGGCCTGCGCACCGTGGGGCAGGTGAACCTGGGCGCGAACACCAGTCCCCAGGCACTCGCGCGCTTCGGCGACCTGCTCTACATCCCCCTGTTCGGCACCGCGAGCTCGGGCTTCCGGAACGGCAACGCCGTGGCGCGCGTCGACATCTCCAATCCGTTGTCACCTCGCAAGCTCGACACGATTCCGCTCACCGGCCTGGACCTGAAGCCCTTCGATGGCGGCACGGTGATGCCGCTGCCGTACTCGGTGACGGCGACGCGCTCCGCCGTCTACGTGGCCCTCACCAATCTCAATCCGTTCCGTGACTACCGTCCCAACGGGCCCGGCATGCTCGCGCGCATCGACCCCACCTCCGGCGAAGTCCGCGCCATCGACCTGGGCGCGGAGCGCTGCCTCAATGCCGGCTACGTGGAAGCCGTGGGAGACCAGCTCGTGGTCGCCTGCATCGGCGAAGCCCTCTACGACCCGGCCAACGGCTACATCGCGACGTCCGTGCGAGCCACCGGACTGGTGCTCGTGAAGGACGACCAGCCCGTGGCGTCCTACGCGCTGAACCCCGGCTGTGAGTCCGGCACTCCGGGCTGCATGTTGTCCGTGGCCAGCCGCTTCGCCGTGGCCCAGGGCGCGGTGTACCTGGCGGACACCAACGCGGGGCGCGTCTTCGTCGTCGAGGTGGAGGAGGGGCGCCTCATCGAGCGAAGGGGTTACTCGACGCCCGCGGCCAAGGGCCCCGCGCTGCAGGCGTGTCCGCTGGACCCTCGACGCCCCGTGTCCAATGCCATCGATGTGACGGCGCTCCGGTAG
- a CDS encoding serine/threonine-protein kinase — MNAHNPSARLRPFRPQPFGRYTLLSHLGTGGMGEIYLARLEGAQGFEKLCVIKKILPQLAEDSDFVERFVGEARTLVRLSHGSIAQVLDMGLHEGEAYMALEHVDGKDLRKVAARVRDRQVPLPLTFILYVMGRVLDALAYAHRKKDDDGEDLKLVHRDISPQNILISYEGEVKVIDFGLAKSRLSAAKTNPSIILGKFLYMSPEQARHQPVDRRSDLYAVGLTLYELISGKNPFDGIHPGELMSVVANPKVAPLDEVEPLTPRAVTALVAKALEVDPAQRFQSAEEFRGRLQACLMEIDPSAGPESVSRFMRELFAADFQFERRLLTSLREVPRGGGASESRAVEPDEAGPAPRPTLPAGAMLPAKTIRLDGPVEALSFHPTPRNRDGGGPVNDGETRPGVPIDEATRPAFPVEALEEEARARAARLNPDTSPSVEIAPEPAVRPPPAPPPPIEPLPRPGMLSLEVSFAPLPPEALPPPPVVAPRSDMRPTELELRPIGAVMGLEPELVVPPENTEPRGEPLRSPGEDTRPGVTGPRPPAPFMGGRPPAPSAAMPQRQALSGPSAPPPPGSPSRSGPMVMPAIAGLPPQGAPPPGSPSRSGPMAMPPIPGQPPPGSPSRSGPMGMPAIPGPPPPGAPPRTGAMVMPAVTGQPPPPGAPQRPMPGAAGMAPPGSPPRAPSMSMPVVPGMSPQGAPPPGSPQRSASMSMPAVPGLSPQRPAGAPPPPMAQPQRPVTGASSVVGAPARTGALMMPAVVAPGAMARAGGPDEAFDLRGDAPAHESLTEESRVGDSRAEDAEPPLVARGELEEEGDLPVVTPEQMGYGEPSSRLEEMDTNPRGARPSRTERSDDTQPRGPRDGDTDPRAPREADTQPRAAAMVHEDTQPRVVLDASFLRDAEGAVREHEERLGTARPKTGSRRVRQSSPGMSPVQGRRTGSTSAIRPAPAPVRVEDDDEEDVDVRVSMPSHEETRRTSVPARPSSSRGPGEDTRRTAMPRRSSRTVVVVVTGVLVALVAGATALTLAPEVRKAVMRQLGLSPSREVSPTPKARAPSAPLPGAAAEAARDGALPAEAPDTAPTEVDAPAAAAPAPEAAAAPAQAKGDAAPLPEDNTLLAPLSAGNTKPAVVKRGSGTRVKIISGGSGRNLSELKREWKATLALFKTLEEFRSCDDLGHLCLKRDDLREQIETSPGGETDPVLLEKVRQFKRIVQQQLDKVAE; from the coding sequence ATGAACGCTCACAATCCTTCCGCCCGGCTGCGCCCCTTCCGGCCCCAGCCCTTTGGCCGGTACACCCTCCTGTCCCATCTGGGGACGGGCGGCATGGGAGAGATCTACCTTGCCCGGCTGGAGGGCGCGCAGGGCTTCGAGAAGTTGTGCGTCATCAAGAAGATCCTCCCGCAGCTCGCGGAGGACTCGGACTTCGTCGAGCGCTTCGTCGGGGAGGCTCGCACGCTGGTGCGGTTGAGCCATGGCTCCATCGCGCAGGTGCTGGACATGGGGCTGCACGAGGGCGAGGCGTACATGGCCCTCGAGCACGTGGACGGCAAGGACCTGCGCAAGGTGGCCGCGCGCGTCCGGGACCGCCAGGTGCCGCTGCCGCTGACGTTCATCCTCTACGTCATGGGCCGGGTGCTGGACGCGCTCGCCTATGCGCACCGCAAGAAGGATGACGACGGCGAGGACCTGAAGCTGGTCCACCGCGACATCTCGCCGCAGAACATCCTCATCTCCTACGAGGGGGAGGTGAAGGTCATCGACTTCGGGCTCGCCAAGAGCCGGCTGTCGGCGGCGAAGACGAACCCGAGCATCATCCTGGGCAAGTTCCTCTACATGTCCCCGGAGCAGGCGCGCCACCAGCCGGTGGACCGCCGCAGCGACCTGTACGCGGTGGGCTTGACGCTCTACGAGCTCATCTCCGGGAAGAACCCCTTCGACGGCATCCACCCCGGCGAGCTGATGTCCGTGGTGGCCAACCCGAAGGTGGCCCCGCTGGACGAGGTGGAGCCGCTCACGCCGCGCGCGGTGACGGCGCTGGTGGCGAAGGCGCTCGAGGTGGACCCCGCGCAGCGCTTCCAGTCGGCGGAGGAGTTCCGCGGGCGGCTCCAGGCGTGCTTGATGGAGATCGACCCCAGCGCGGGGCCGGAGAGCGTCAGCCGCTTCATGCGGGAGCTGTTCGCGGCGGACTTCCAGTTCGAGCGGCGGCTTCTGACGAGCCTCCGGGAAGTGCCTCGCGGTGGGGGCGCCTCCGAGTCGCGCGCGGTGGAGCCGGACGAAGCAGGCCCCGCGCCGCGTCCCACGCTGCCCGCGGGCGCGATGCTGCCGGCGAAGACGATTCGCCTGGATGGTCCGGTGGAGGCGCTGTCCTTCCACCCCACGCCGCGCAACCGCGATGGCGGCGGCCCGGTGAACGACGGCGAGACGCGGCCGGGTGTCCCCATCGACGAGGCCACGCGGCCCGCCTTCCCCGTGGAGGCGCTGGAGGAGGAGGCGCGCGCCCGCGCGGCTCGGCTGAATCCGGACACGTCGCCTTCGGTGGAGATTGCACCAGAGCCCGCGGTCCGTCCTCCGCCCGCGCCGCCTCCGCCCATCGAGCCCCTGCCTCGGCCGGGGATGTTGTCGCTGGAGGTGTCGTTCGCGCCGCTGCCCCCGGAGGCCCTGCCTCCGCCGCCCGTGGTCGCGCCGCGCTCGGACATGCGGCCCACGGAGCTGGAGCTTCGGCCCATCGGCGCGGTGATGGGCCTGGAGCCGGAGCTGGTGGTGCCTCCGGAGAACACGGAGCCGCGCGGAGAGCCGCTGCGGTCGCCGGGGGAGGACACTCGGCCGGGTGTCACGGGGCCTCGGCCGCCCGCGCCCTTCATGGGGGGAAGGCCGCCGGCGCCCTCCGCGGCGATGCCGCAGCGACAGGCGTTGTCGGGTCCCTCGGCGCCTCCGCCGCCGGGTTCGCCCTCCCGGTCGGGTCCCATGGTGATGCCGGCCATCGCGGGGCTGCCTCCGCAGGGCGCGCCGCCGCCGGGTTCGCCCTCCCGGTCGGGGCCCATGGCGATGCCGCCCATCCCGGGGCAGCCGCCGCCGGGTTCGCCTTCCCGGTCGGGGCCCATGGGGATGCCGGCCATTCCGGGGCCGCCACCGCCGGGGGCACCGCCGCGCACGGGCGCGATGGTGATGCCCGCTGTCACGGGGCAGCCGCCTCCACCAGGGGCTCCGCAGCGGCCGATGCCCGGTGCCGCGGGGATGGCTCCTCCGGGCTCACCGCCGCGCGCGCCGTCGATGTCGATGCCCGTGGTCCCGGGGATGTCTCCACAAGGAGCGCCGCCTCCGGGCTCACCGCAGCGCTCGGCGTCGATGTCGATGCCCGCGGTCCCGGGGCTGTCTCCGCAGAGACCCGCGGGCGCGCCGCCTCCCCCCATGGCGCAACCGCAGCGGCCGGTGACGGGGGCCTCGTCCGTGGTGGGGGCGCCCGCGCGGACTGGGGCGCTGATGATGCCTGCGGTCGTCGCGCCTGGCGCGATGGCTCGCGCTGGTGGCCCCGACGAGGCGTTCGACCTCCGGGGCGACGCTCCGGCGCACGAGTCACTCACCGAGGAGTCGCGGGTCGGAGACTCGCGAGCCGAGGACGCGGAGCCCCCGCTCGTCGCACGGGGAGAGCTCGAGGAGGAGGGCGACCTCCCGGTCGTCACGCCCGAGCAGATGGGCTACGGCGAGCCATCCTCCCGCCTGGAGGAGATGGACACGAATCCGCGGGGAGCTCGGCCCTCGCGGACGGAGCGCTCGGACGACACGCAGCCTCGGGGGCCGCGCGACGGAGACACCGACCCGCGTGCTCCTCGCGAAGCGGACACCCAGCCTCGCGCCGCCGCGATGGTGCACGAGGACACGCAGCCGCGCGTCGTGTTGGACGCGAGCTTCCTGCGCGACGCGGAAGGCGCGGTGCGCGAGCACGAGGAGCGGCTGGGCACGGCCCGTCCGAAGACCGGCTCGCGGCGGGTTCGTCAGTCCTCGCCGGGCATGTCCCCGGTGCAGGGCCGGCGCACGGGGTCGACGTCCGCCATCCGGCCCGCGCCCGCGCCGGTGCGTGTCGAGGACGACGACGAAGAGGATGTGGACGTGCGCGTGTCCATGCCCTCGCACGAGGAGACACGGCGCACGTCCGTGCCTGCTCGTCCGTCCTCCAGCCGGGGCCCCGGGGAAGACACCCGGAGGACGGCCATGCCCCGTCGCTCCTCGCGAACCGTCGTCGTCGTGGTGACGGGGGTGCTGGTCGCGCTGGTCGCGGGGGCCACCGCGCTCACCCTGGCCCCCGAGGTGCGCAAGGCCGTGATGCGCCAGCTCGGCCTCAGCCCGTCGCGCGAGGTGTCTCCGACGCCCAAGGCCCGCGCTCCCTCCGCGCCATTACCGGGAGCCGCGGCCGAAGCCGCGCGCGACGGAGCCCTTCCCGCGGAGGCTCCGGACACCGCGCCCACGGAGGTGGACGCCCCCGCGGCGGCCGCGCCCGCTCCCGAGGCCGCGGCGGCTCCAGCCCAGGCGAAGGGCGATGCCGCCCCGCTCCCGGAGGACAACACGCTGCTGGCGCCGCTCTCCGCTGGGAACACGAAGCCCGCGGTGGTGAAGCGTGGCAGTGGGACCCGGGTGAAGATCATCTCCGGCGGCTCGGGCCGGAACCTCTCCGAGCTCAAGCGGGAGTGGAAGGCGACCCTCGCGCTGTTCAAGACGCTGGAGGAGTTCCGCTCCTGCGATGACCTGGGGCACCTGTGCCTGAAGCGGGATGACCTGCGCGAGCAGATCGAGACCTCTCCGGGGGGAGAGACGGACCCGGTCCTCCTGGAGAAGGTGCGGCAGTTCAAGAGAATCGTGCAGCAGCAGCTGGACAAGGTGGCGGAGTGA
- a CDS encoding FHA domain-containing protein, with translation MWQIIINGPGYFDTSYDLPEGVTSLGRADENDIVLGGDLVSRRHARLYVDADILRIEDLGSRNGSRVNGAALQGSRQLAPGDSVSLGENTLAVRQPNTVENAATEMVNLGAGGVLRFGHGQDVGPSVLLAKSVKDADVLRLLDNVGPVPFEEFGAPSPVAAASPRVGQETLVLMFRTAEALATATTLSSFLDTTMDRLLERTDATTAVVLLKHPTGALVPAAVRHRGKLAKGEVPVSDAIVDEALRQGRALAVGDVRDDRRFAARESVILYGVDSVLCIPIGAEPPYAGVLYVNTAAKGDGLEPMLDACSAVAHLVATGVQKFSPREGGPTMERVRRALERFHPPDVAERRVSEAQRQGGRLPGLEERTVTVLHVELMGFGALAPKLGAAKATQLLGDFHARASGIVFSFEATVEGFLGESMRALFGVPYVKGDDPVRAVRAALALRSDWERAMSRRPVTERCELRMALHTTRALVGMIGSEVRSDYTAVGEGMPIAGWLAATGNPGQVLLTGKALAAVGARFDVMPLGERLVRPPREKVAAFEVLDEEEGQLTNPGLR, from the coding sequence ATGTGGCAGATCATCATCAACGGGCCCGGCTACTTCGATACGTCCTACGACCTGCCTGAAGGCGTCACGAGCCTGGGCCGCGCGGACGAGAACGACATCGTCCTGGGCGGCGACCTCGTGTCGCGTCGTCACGCGCGGCTGTACGTCGACGCGGACATCCTCCGCATCGAGGACCTGGGCAGCCGCAACGGCAGTCGCGTCAACGGCGCGGCGTTGCAGGGCTCGCGGCAGCTGGCCCCCGGGGACTCGGTGTCGCTGGGGGAGAACACGCTCGCGGTCCGCCAGCCCAACACCGTGGAGAACGCCGCCACGGAGATGGTGAACCTGGGCGCGGGCGGAGTCCTGCGCTTCGGCCACGGCCAGGACGTGGGCCCGTCGGTGCTCCTGGCCAAGAGCGTGAAGGACGCGGACGTCCTGCGCCTGTTGGACAACGTGGGGCCGGTGCCCTTCGAGGAGTTCGGCGCGCCGTCCCCCGTGGCCGCGGCCAGTCCGCGCGTGGGGCAGGAGACGCTGGTGCTGATGTTCCGCACCGCGGAGGCGCTCGCCACGGCCACCACGCTCTCCTCCTTCCTCGACACGACGATGGACCGGCTGCTGGAGCGCACGGACGCCACCACCGCCGTCGTGCTCCTCAAGCACCCCACCGGCGCGCTGGTGCCGGCGGCCGTGCGCCACCGAGGCAAGCTGGCCAAGGGCGAGGTGCCCGTCTCCGACGCCATCGTCGACGAGGCCCTGCGCCAGGGCCGCGCGCTCGCCGTGGGTGACGTGCGCGACGACCGCCGCTTCGCCGCGCGCGAGAGCGTCATCCTCTACGGCGTGGACAGCGTGCTGTGCATCCCCATCGGCGCGGAGCCGCCCTACGCGGGGGTCCTCTACGTCAACACCGCCGCGAAGGGGGATGGGCTGGAGCCCATGCTGGATGCCTGCTCGGCGGTGGCGCACCTGGTGGCCACGGGCGTGCAGAAGTTCTCCCCGCGCGAGGGCGGGCCGACGATGGAGCGGGTGCGCCGGGCGCTGGAGCGCTTCCATCCGCCCGACGTCGCCGAGCGCCGCGTCTCCGAGGCCCAGCGCCAGGGCGGACGGCTCCCCGGGCTGGAGGAGCGCACCGTCACTGTGTTGCATGTGGAGCTGATGGGCTTCGGAGCCCTGGCACCCAAGCTGGGGGCGGCCAAGGCCACGCAGCTGCTCGGTGACTTCCACGCCCGGGCGTCGGGCATCGTGTTCAGCTTCGAGGCCACGGTGGAGGGCTTCCTGGGCGAGTCCATGCGGGCCCTGTTCGGCGTGCCCTACGTGAAGGGCGATGACCCGGTGCGGGCGGTGCGGGCGGCGCTGGCCCTGCGCTCGGACTGGGAGCGGGCGATGAGCCGGCGCCCGGTGACCGAGCGGTGCGAGCTGCGGATGGCCCTGCACACCACCCGGGCGCTGGTGGGGATGATCGGCTCGGAGGTCCGTTCGGACTACACGGCTGTAGGAGAAGGAATGCCCATCGCGGGGTGGCTGGCCGCGACGGGCAACCCCGGGCAGGTGCTGCTGACGGGCAAGGCGCTGGCCGCCGTGGGGGCTCGCTTCGACGTGATGCCCCTGGGGGAGCGCCTGGTCCGCCCGCCTCGGGAGAAGGTGGCCGCCTTCGAGGTGCTGGACGAGGAAGAGGGCCAACTCACCAATCCGGGCCTGCGGTGA
- a CDS encoding Rieske (2Fe-2S) protein: MTKLDRRAVLLSLAQGGCALATLGMGCGGEWRQAEVLDLPPDAVCPGAPSPGSAEEGWVEVRLSDHPGLESPGGHAPVRMPEALLDVVLVHARPGCYVALWRICTHGDCAVDWLPREGVMECPCHGSRFALDGAVLQGPARRPLTTFTAVRKGDSVFILRPR, from the coding sequence GTGACGAAGCTCGACCGCCGCGCCGTGCTCCTCTCGTTGGCCCAGGGCGGCTGTGCCCTGGCCACGCTGGGAATGGGGTGCGGCGGTGAGTGGCGGCAGGCCGAGGTGCTGGACCTGCCGCCCGATGCTGTCTGCCCCGGCGCGCCGTCGCCGGGCTCCGCCGAGGAGGGCTGGGTGGAGGTGCGGCTCTCCGACCACCCGGGCCTGGAGTCGCCAGGAGGCCATGCCCCGGTGCGCATGCCGGAGGCGCTCCTGGACGTGGTGCTCGTCCACGCGCGCCCGGGCTGCTACGTCGCGCTGTGGCGCATCTGCACCCACGGCGACTGCGCCGTGGACTGGCTCCCCCGGGAGGGCGTCATGGAGTGCCCCTGCCATGGCTCCCGCTTCGCCCTGGATGGCGCGGTGCTCCAGGGGCCCGCCCGGAGGCCCCTGACGACCTTCACCGCCGTCCGCAAGGGGGACTCCGTCTTCATCCTCCGCCCCCGCTGA
- a CDS encoding carbon starvation CstA family protein codes for MSLPLIAGVFLAVLALGYRFYGGFIARQFRLDREVPTPAHTKQDGVDFVPTKPFYLLGQHFSAIAAAGPIAGPILAAQQFGWLPALLWIAVGAVFIGAMHDFATLVASVRHGAVSIAEVVRSHLGPTAGLAMLAFIWVALVYVIVAFTDATAATFVSGDAELEGLTFRFNPGGAVAFASIAYLVLAVVMGLVDRYLKPPLWLQTLIFVPATLGVVFLGTRMSTLLVMDAKSWAALILAYCFVASLTPVWVLLQPRGYLGGFVLYAALAVGVVGIFYGGLSGELSIQQPAFVGFEVAGPAGMLFPFLFVTIACGACSGFHGLVCSGTTSKQIDQEPHCKPVGYGAMLLEGFVAVIALATVMIATKADLTGKAPGAVYGAGLGRFLVTVLGKEHLVFATTFGAMAFSTFVFDTLDVSTRLGRYILQELTGKKGRGAAMVATLVTCGVPLLFVFLAGTGAWRSFWTLFGTSNQLLASLSLLGVCVWLKRTGRPFGYALVPMVFVGAVTLTSLVLLVREALLPMSSAVSRVNGVVAVVLLALALSLFTVGARALLARRPPPAPAPAV; via the coding sequence ATGAGCCTCCCTCTGATTGCCGGAGTGTTCCTGGCGGTGCTGGCCCTGGGCTATCGCTTCTACGGGGGCTTCATCGCCCGGCAGTTCCGGTTGGACCGCGAGGTCCCCACGCCCGCGCACACGAAGCAGGACGGCGTGGACTTCGTGCCGACGAAGCCCTTCTACCTGCTGGGGCAGCACTTCAGCGCGATTGCCGCGGCGGGCCCTATCGCGGGCCCCATCCTGGCGGCGCAGCAGTTCGGCTGGTTGCCCGCGCTCCTGTGGATTGCGGTGGGGGCGGTGTTCATCGGGGCCATGCATGACTTCGCGACGTTGGTGGCCAGCGTGCGGCACGGCGCGGTCTCCATCGCGGAGGTGGTGCGCAGCCACCTGGGGCCCACCGCGGGCCTGGCGATGCTGGCCTTCATCTGGGTGGCGCTCGTCTACGTCATCGTCGCCTTCACAGATGCGACGGCCGCCACGTTCGTGAGCGGCGACGCGGAGCTGGAGGGCCTCACGTTCCGCTTCAACCCGGGCGGCGCGGTGGCCTTCGCGTCCATCGCGTACCTGGTGCTCGCGGTGGTGATGGGGTTGGTGGACCGGTACCTGAAGCCGCCGCTGTGGCTCCAGACGCTCATCTTCGTGCCCGCGACGTTGGGCGTGGTGTTCCTGGGCACGCGCATGTCCACGCTGCTGGTGATGGACGCGAAGAGCTGGGCGGCGCTCATCCTGGCGTACTGCTTCGTCGCGTCGCTCACGCCTGTCTGGGTGCTCTTGCAGCCGCGCGGATATCTCGGAGGCTTCGTCCTCTACGCCGCGCTGGCGGTGGGCGTGGTGGGCATCTTCTACGGCGGGCTGAGCGGCGAGCTGTCGATTCAGCAGCCGGCCTTCGTGGGGTTCGAGGTGGCGGGCCCTGCGGGCATGTTGTTCCCGTTCCTCTTCGTCACCATCGCCTGTGGCGCGTGCTCGGGCTTCCACGGGCTGGTGTGTTCGGGCACCACGTCGAAGCAGATTGACCAGGAGCCGCACTGCAAGCCGGTGGGGTACGGGGCGATGTTGCTGGAGGGCTTCGTGGCCGTCATCGCGCTGGCGACGGTGATGATCGCCACGAAAGCGGACCTGACGGGCAAGGCGCCGGGCGCGGTGTATGGCGCGGGCCTGGGGCGCTTCCTCGTCACGGTGCTGGGCAAGGAGCACCTGGTCTTCGCGACGACGTTCGGCGCGATGGCGTTCTCGACGTTCGTGTTCGACACGCTGGACGTGTCCACGCGGCTGGGACGCTACATCCTCCAGGAGCTGACGGGGAAGAAGGGGCGGGGCGCGGCGATGGTGGCCACGCTGGTGACGTGTGGTGTGCCGCTGCTCTTCGTGTTCCTGGCGGGGACGGGCGCGTGGCGCTCGTTCTGGACGCTGTTCGGCACGTCGAACCAGCTGCTGGCCTCGCTGTCGCTGCTGGGCGTCTGTGTCTGGCTCAAGCGCACGGGGCGGCCGTTCGGCTATGCGCTGGTGCCCATGGTGTTCGTGGGGGCGGTGACGCTCACCAGCCTGGTGCTCCTGGTTCGCGAGGCGCTTCTGCCGATGAGCTCGGCGGTGTCTCGGGTGAATGGCGTGGTGGCCGTGGTGTTGTTGGCGTTGGCGCTGTCTCTCTTCACGGTGGGGGCGCGCGCGCTGCTGGCTCGCCGTCCTCCTCCCGCTCCGGCGCCCGCTGTCTGA
- a CDS encoding cell surface protein codes for MTRPGALLALLLGLTACGEGDSGGTGPKDSGTEGDASVTVPADPYADEVVEFLPGPGAGFGQDRFPSIVLGPPVGAGLDSGSLDVLSLGKSGSITLRFTDLAVVDGPGVDLLVFENAFLISGGPAAFTERGRVSVSDDGVQWFTFPCAPTDAANNYPGCAGVRPVTANPAAGISATDPAVAGGDGFDLATVGLSRARYVRIQDAGTSGSAGTSAGFDLDGVAVVNGVLLPASP; via the coding sequence ATGACGAGGCCAGGCGCGCTGCTCGCGCTGCTCCTGGGCCTGACGGCCTGCGGAGAAGGCGACTCGGGAGGTACGGGCCCGAAGGACTCGGGCACGGAAGGGGACGCGAGCGTCACCGTCCCCGCGGACCCGTACGCGGATGAGGTCGTCGAGTTCCTCCCGGGCCCCGGCGCGGGCTTCGGGCAGGACCGCTTCCCGTCCATCGTCCTGGGCCCTCCGGTGGGGGCGGGGCTCGACAGCGGCTCGCTCGACGTGCTGTCGCTGGGGAAGTCGGGCTCCATTACACTGCGCTTCACGGACCTCGCGGTGGTGGATGGTCCCGGCGTGGACCTGCTCGTCTTCGAGAATGCCTTCCTCATCTCGGGAGGCCCCGCGGCCTTCACCGAGCGAGGCCGGGTGTCGGTGAGCGACGACGGCGTGCAGTGGTTCACCTTCCCGTGTGCTCCCACCGACGCGGCGAACAACTACCCGGGCTGCGCGGGCGTGCGTCCCGTGACGGCCAACCCGGCCGCGGGCATCAGCGCCACGGACCCGGCGGTCGCGGGCGGTGACGGCTTCGACCTGGCCACCGTGGGCCTGAGCCGGGCCCGCTACGTGCGCATCCAGGACGCGGGAACCAGTGGCTCCGCGGGGACCTCCGCGGGCTTCGACCTGGACGGTGTCGCCGTGGTGAACGGCGTGCTGCTGCCTGCCTCGCCGTGA